In Aedes aegypti strain LVP_AGWG unplaced genomic scaffold, AaegL5.0 Primary Assembly AGWG_AaegL5_hic_scaff_1544_PBJ_arrow, whole genome shotgun sequence, the DNA window aactctacttcctccatcgattcaccatagaccactagggtgatatcgtcggcgaagccaacaatcttaacctcgccgtgtaaaccaaatggaaagtcacttcactcgaatcGAGAATTgccacctcgctatacgagactgataattctcacctcacgccagccgtagaataaacccaaggTTCAAATAATCGCAAAAAGCAGACAGACAGGGaacggttgaaatccacgcggataaatttcAATGATCATTGGATTCTTCTATACCGATGTTTactttacacatgtttgggttCAGGTTCAGGTTCgagcgtttcggtttgcaaACGAGAACAGAGTGCAAGGAGATTACGAAACCGCCTGAACCAACGTGTTTGGTGTTCGTTAGGGATGATTGACacatatattgagctgttcggtaatccaatccgcatggtttttAAGCTAATAAACTCATTACCAGAgtgtcgtatttctcatgtatactTAAATGAGCTAGTGTACCATGCGATATttcatatcgcagctcacagattatatgagacacgagatgcagatgcgtacaaaatatatcttagtgagcgaatctcatgagacatctcgcttttatgcagttatgtttgcctggTACAATAACCCTGCGGAAGCATACGGCTTCGGTCTATGCCTATGCTTCTTCGATGGCCAgccaagtttttcaattcaaatgctagaATCTCAACTGCGTTGAACCGCGTCAGTGCTTTCAAACTACCTACGAGCAGTTTAATCCATGGTTTAATTCCATTTCTTTGCTTTTGAAACCTACACCTGCGAGTttcaaatgcactgtcacattgagattttctcatgagacggcgcatgagccagtgcagatgtgatcgtttgagctagcacattgctacatgagatctaaaaaaaatgcGTCTCAacatagcacgtgctcaagcgcgcgattatttttgtgcgctcatggcaagctgatctcaagctcatGATATAAAGCGCGTAggtatacatgatgtctgctcattacgcgtggttaagttggataaattatgggtgaaatcatgaatcccagccgagcacgtggatttttttataattttacgtgtcatttatccatctttattacgcgtaatgagttaatcaaTGTTAAGgtttattaacatttttccaTCGAAGTTGACGTTGATACTATTCTAAGTGTATTTGGCTATAATGTGTAACATttccaatggaccgatgcacattTATTAAATCGTTTGGAGTTCTTGAAATTGTATATTGAAGCTTATATGCTGCTCCCCAAGCTGCATCTATTCGTTCtctgtacaattttgattattccggtcaatcacggagtagcaactacgaattgaaCGGTCCATATATACTGTTGCTTATGTTATGCTTATGACCATTGAAACATCCCCAAGCTTCACGACGATTTTCTGCCCAGTATACCACATTCATTCTTTTGGTATAGTTATTGGTCTAAAATAATTGTGAATACTACTACCGTAGCGTGATTGTAGTATGATTAGTAATGTGTCCGTGCACTGTACCTAATGGAAATTTTGTGTTCAAGTCGTACTAGCTACATAATCATTCAGCATAATGCTACTATAATTACATTTAATGTGGACTTACATATCTCTTGAATACTCCTTAATTCAAAAATAGCTAACTGCAAAAATCATAATGAAAAGAGAGAATGATTCAGTTATCTAACCAATTTTGTCCACAATTACAGATCGAAGCACTCGACTTGGATGGTTGCCCGATCGCCGATTTGGGTCTGGACTTCGTTCTGCCCGGCCACCCGAACATTGAGCTACGTCGCGGTGGACGCGATACGGCTGTTACCATCCACAATCTGCATCAGTACATTTCACTGGTGACCCACTGGTTCTTGGTCGAGGGCGTTTCGCGGCAGTTTGAAGCACTGCGAGAAGGTATGTTCAATAGTAACTGTTCGTGATCAATCCCATCTAATGCTAAAATATTTCCCTCCCTCAGGATTTGACTCGGTATTCCCCGTCAACCGGTTACGCATGTTCTACCCCGAGGAATTGGAGAACGTGTTCTGCGGTTCTGGGCTGAACGCGGCCTCGCATCAACGGTGGGACGTTCGAATGTTAGCCGAATGCTGCCGCACGGATCACGGCTTCAGCACAAGACTCGCAGGCCATTCAGTACTTCTACGAAATCCTGAGCACCTACAACCGGGAAGAGCAGCGTCTGTTCCTGCAGTTTGTCACCGGAAGTCCTCGCTTGCCGACCGGTGGTTTCAAAGCGCTGACCCCGCCGTTGACGATCGTGAGGAAGAAGATGGACGGCAATCAGAACCCGGACGAATATCTGCCATCGGTGATGACCTGTGTCAACTATCTCAAGTTGCCGGACTACTCGAGCCGGGAAGTGATGCGGCAGAAGCTGAAGCTGGCCGCCAGCGAGGGCAGCATGAGCTTCCATCTGTCCCTAAACGCGAACGAGGTGGAAAGAGTTCACTTTAAATACTAGTCGTCGCCCGTTTTGTTTATCTCATCGTTGCGTTATTTTCGGAATCGGTTTTGTTTTCTTCCCGGGGAGAAAAAGGTATACCTAcaacaaattatgtttttattagTGATGATGTAATATTTTGGAAGCAGACGCTGTGTGTCGCTGCTGCGCGGAAAACTAACCGATTATCTCAACCAAATAAAAGCTagtgaaatgaaagttcatttGAAATGAAGGCAGAGGAACGTACAGGAGAGAACGTGCTTAACGTCGCGTCATATGTGTGTACATAGTAGAGAATACGGAAGAGAAGaagcaagttttttttgtatttgtttttcataattttggacaTAAATTTGCCAACCTTGGTTATCattggagaaaaaaaatcgttgatttGTTCTTAATTTGCTGACTGTGAAAAGAAACGACACTTTTACGCTGGGGGGAGGGGTGCATTTCCTATTGAATGGGGGTTTCATCTTCACTAGGCGCTGTGAATCGTACGCTAGTCTCCAAACAAGCCGTGTTGGGAATTCAATGAGAAAAAGagattttcgacccattcattcGATTTGGTATTacaatccgaaaattggcacagatttcttgaaggtcgaaaattagtgcttttccctcATCGGGTTCGGGTTTCGGTTTTGGTACTACCTGCTTCATTTCCCTTTTTTCCCTTCGACTTACAAGCATGTAGACCtaaaaatttggtttttgtCCTCGATATACCTATCACCCCTtttcttgtttacgttcgaatgcttCTCCGATCGAAATCCGTTTTGCATTCCCGTTTaagccagcaaaatcaaatgggcgATGTATTCGATCCAGATTTGGATGTTGTAtgtcagggattcttccaaacaTACTCCTGCAATAATACTATCGAAAGTTCCTCTTGGGTATGCATCTACGGTTCATTCCAGGACTCCTTGAGTAATACTTACAGAAATGCTCACAATGGTTTCACAGGGGTTCTGAGACATCatgagggattcctccaagaatttgtaCATGGAGTTTCAAGGGGATTCTCGATAGCTCCCTGTTGGAACTTTTATAGTTTCATCATGTATTTCTTCAGGAGCTTCATCGGATACTCTCAAACAGATTCTTCTAGGAGTGTTGCAAAAGTATATCTAAAGATTCCTCCAAttattccttgaagaatattACTAATAAATCCTCTCTAGATTCTAAGACAGATTCTTTGAAtatccttacaaaaatttcttcaaattctctcacgaacttttgaaggaattttccagaaattaccgaaataatttctcaATTTCATTAAAAAGAATCTTCTGATATTCCTGCAGCAAATATATTCCGGAATTCAAGAAGGATTTTTTTGATGTGCcctccacagattttttttttcaagaaattctcaatcaaaactcctacaaaaaaagttgattatggaTTTGTTGGAGAGAAAGTGTAAGTTAGCTCAGCATCTTCTATCCCAATACTACAAGATGCTCTTAGGAATTCGTATAAtatatcctccaggaattcctttagcaGTCCAACGCTGAAACTTCCAATAAGTACCACATGAACTGCTCCAAAAGTTCCTCATGGACTCTTCCAGGATTTCATTTAGAAATTTTACCAGGGATTTGCTCAGAATTTTCAGATATTCCATGAGATCTCCCAATGAAGCGACTATTCATTTGATGAGGCGGACTCACTTCACTTAGAACAATACACCGAGGCACTTTCCGTAGGGTTGAATTTTTTAGGGAAATAGGACAGTTGCATATCAGATGATAGGAGGTTATTAAATTGGATTCATCACTATAGAGTAGCCCTTTTTGATAATCTTTAGCCCCTTTTCCCAATTGGCGTtttctccataaaaaaaaacaaagttgtaTGGGTCGTGGTCTTTGGACCCCTTGAAGACCATATGGATGGCATGTTAATTTGAATCTATTATGTAGGTACACTGAAGC includes these proteins:
- the LOC110680521 gene encoding LOW QUALITY PROTEIN: E3 ubiquitin-protein ligase TRIP12-like (The sequence of the model RefSeq protein was modified relative to this genomic sequence to represent the inferred CDS: deleted 1 base in 1 codon): MIQLSNQFCPQLQIEALDLDGCPIADLGLDFVLPGHPNIELRRGGRDTAVTIHNLHQYISLVTHWFLVEGVSRQFEALREGFDSVFPVNRLRMFYPEELENVFCGSGLNAASHQRWDVRMLAECCRTDHGFSQDSQAIQYFYEILSTYNREEQRLFLQFVTGSPRLPTGGFKALTPPLTIVRKKMDGNQNPDEYLPSVMTCVNYLKLPDYSSREVMRQKLKLAASEGSMSFHLSLNANEVERVHFKY